The Trichosurus vulpecula isolate mTriVul1 chromosome 4, mTriVul1.pri, whole genome shotgun sequence genome contains a region encoding:
- the LOC118845603 gene encoding left-right determination factor 2-like — translation MRFYALTWATWALLLASIRAMQMEKKIQESLLRQLHLNKIPVLEKADVEHLVIPDHVRTKYVSLMKRSSEEPSPRGKRHSQTIAEIMGRFFSDASNQRLVFSMKDRLPPASELVQAVLRLFQKPSLKGAIRRQSKKFPFHSYASVTIYWVQVREDGTNRTYVIDSRRVSIHETGWITFDVSQAVNYWQQEGKVNQPLVLEVSIHRENIGPMSSDAHKFIHFSSQNPADGELHAPQLQLHTLDMEEYGAQGNCDPDIPSTQATRCCRRETYINLQDFKWTENWILDPPGFKAYDCVGSCQQLKKEHLNFWSFSAQRKCHVTSTAPLPLIVAVREGDKIVTKVVNLYNMKVTQCSCSSEGMPIMKKLKP, via the exons ATGAGGTTCTATGCACTGACCTGGGCAACGTGGGCACTGCTCCTTGCCAGCATCAGAGCAATGCAGATGGAGAAGAAGATCCAGGAGAGCCTGCTGAGGCAGCTGCACCTCAACAAGATCCCTGTCCTGGAAAAGGCAGATGTGGAGCACCTGGTCATCCCGGATCATGTGAGGACCAAATATGTGTCCCTGATGAAGCGCAGCTCTGAGGAACCTTCGCCCCGGGGAAAGAGGCACAGCCAGACAATTGCAG AAATCATGGGCAGATTCTTCTCTGACGCCTCCAACCAGCGGCTGGTCTTCAGCATGAAGGACCGGCTTCCTCCTGCCAGTGAGCTGGTCCAGGCGGTGCTGAGGCTCTTCCAGAAGCCATCCCTGAAGGGAGCAATCAGGAGACAGTCTAAGAAGTTCCCCTTCCACTCCTATGCCAGTGTGACCATCTACTGGGTGCAGGTCAGAGAGGATGGCACCAACCGGACATATGTGATTGATTCCAG ACGGGTATCTATTCATGAAACCGGCTGGATAACCTTTGATGTGAGCCAAGCTGTGAATTACTGGCAGCAGGAGGGCAAAGTGAACCAGCCCCTGGTCCTGGAGGTCTCTATCCACAGGGAGAACATAGGCCCAATGTCTTCCGATGCACACAAATTCATCCACTTCTCCTCCCAGAATCCTGCTGATGGAGAGTTGCATGCTCCCCAGCTGCAGCTGCACACACTGGACATGGAGGAATATGG TGCCCAGGGCAATTGCGACCCTGACATCCCATCGACGCAGGCTACCCGATGCTGCCGGCGTGAGACATACATTAACCTTCAGGACTTCAAGTGGACTGAGAACTGGATCTTGGACCCACCTGGCTTCAAAGCCTACGACTGTGTAGGGAGCTGCCAGCAACTGAAGAAGGAGCACCTGAACTTCTGGTCTTTCTCTGCACAAAGGAAATGCCACGTCACAAGCACCGCCCCTCTGCCTCTGATTGTTGCTGTTAGGGAAGGAGACAAGATCGTGACCAAGGTGGTCAATCTTTACAACATGAAGGTGACACAGTGTAGCTGTTCCTCAGAAGGAATGCCcatcatgaagaaactgaagccataG